A genomic stretch from Kribbella amoyensis includes:
- a CDS encoding ABC transporter ATP-binding protein, with protein MIEFNRVTMTYDGADRPAFRDVSFTVPEGELALVIGRTGSGKSTLLRAIHGLVPHFTGGTLAGRVLVAGRDTREHRPRDLADVVGIVGQDPMAGFVTDTVEEELAYSMESIGIAADVMRRRVEETLDLLGLAEVRDRPLTSLSGGQRQRTAIGAALTSHPAVLVLDEPTSALDPQAAEEVLAALQRLVHDLGVTVIMAEHRLERVIQYADRVIEVPGGSEPVSTGLPADLMVTAPVAPPVVELGRLAGWSPLPLSVRDARRAAGALRDQLDGTTPPQRVAAAGTELAKCNDLVVGYGNVLALRGVSLSLRSGEIVALMGRNGAGKSTLLNALVGLVQPRSGKVTASGLDPRRTKPAQLVKAVGLVPQEPADLLYAATVAGECAAADADFQVTPGRCRSLLDRLAPDIDDQLHPRDLSEGQRLCLALAVVLCGAPPLLLLDEPTRGLDYGAKRRLVAILRELAAEGHAIVLSTHDVELVAEVATRVLVLAEGDLVSDGETATVIAGSPAFAPQVAKILAPLPFLTVGEVETALERAS; from the coding sequence ATGATCGAGTTCAACCGGGTGACGATGACGTACGACGGCGCGGACCGGCCCGCGTTCCGCGACGTCAGTTTCACCGTGCCCGAAGGGGAACTGGCGCTGGTGATCGGCCGGACCGGCTCGGGCAAGTCCACCCTGTTGCGCGCGATCCACGGGCTGGTCCCGCACTTCACCGGCGGCACCCTGGCCGGCCGGGTCCTGGTGGCCGGCCGTGACACCCGCGAGCACCGGCCGCGGGACCTGGCGGACGTGGTCGGCATCGTCGGGCAGGACCCGATGGCCGGCTTCGTCACCGACACGGTCGAGGAAGAGCTGGCGTACAGCATGGAGTCGATCGGCATCGCGGCCGACGTGATGCGCCGCCGCGTGGAGGAGACGCTCGACCTGCTCGGACTGGCCGAGGTCCGGGACCGCCCGCTCACCTCGCTCTCCGGCGGACAACGGCAACGGACCGCGATCGGCGCGGCGCTCACGTCCCACCCGGCTGTCCTGGTCCTCGACGAACCGACGTCAGCGCTCGACCCGCAAGCGGCCGAGGAGGTCCTCGCGGCGTTGCAGCGGCTGGTGCACGACCTGGGCGTCACGGTGATCATGGCCGAACACCGCCTCGAGCGCGTGATCCAGTACGCCGACCGCGTGATCGAGGTCCCTGGTGGGAGCGAGCCGGTGTCGACCGGCTTGCCCGCCGACCTGATGGTCACCGCGCCCGTCGCCCCGCCGGTGGTCGAGCTCGGCCGCCTGGCCGGCTGGTCCCCGCTCCCCCTGTCGGTCCGGGACGCCCGGCGCGCCGCCGGTGCGCTGCGGGACCAGCTCGATGGGACCACGCCGCCGCAGCGGGTCGCGGCCGCCGGTACCGAACTTGCCAAGTGCAACGACCTGGTCGTTGGCTACGGCAACGTCCTGGCGTTGCGCGGGGTGTCGCTGAGCCTGCGGTCCGGCGAGATCGTCGCGCTGATGGGCCGCAACGGCGCCGGCAAGTCCACGCTGCTGAACGCGCTGGTCGGCCTGGTCCAGCCGCGCTCCGGCAAGGTCACGGCCTCCGGACTGGACCCGCGCCGGACGAAGCCCGCGCAGCTGGTCAAGGCGGTCGGTCTGGTCCCCCAGGAGCCGGCCGACCTCCTGTACGCCGCCACCGTGGCGGGCGAATGTGCGGCCGCCGACGCGGACTTCCAGGTCACCCCCGGGCGCTGCCGGTCGCTGCTGGACCGGCTCGCACCGGACATCGACGACCAGCTGCATCCGCGGGACCTCTCCGAGGGACAGCGGCTCTGTCTGGCGTTGGCCGTGGTCCTCTGCGGCGCTCCCCCGCTGCTGCTGCTCGACGAGCCGACGCGCGGCCTGGACTACGGCGCCAAACGACGACTCGTCGCGATCCTGCGCGAGCTCGCCGCCGAGGGCCACGCGATCGTGTTGTCGACGCACGACGTGGAGCTGGTGGCCGAGGTCGCGACCCGGGTGCTGGTCCTGGCCGAGGGCGACCTGGTCAGCGACGGCGAGACCGCGACCGTGATCGCCGGCTCCCCCGCGTTCGCGCCGCAGGT
- a CDS encoding energy-coupling factor transporter transmembrane component T produces MRSVHQPTVPRALHPGAWWLWAIGLAVAASRTRNPVLLILILAVAGFVVAARRSNAPWANSYLAFLKLGLVVIGVRIVLQALLSTRSQGNAVLFTLPLIPLPDWANGVKLGGEVTAEALLTALYDGLQLAVMLCCIGAANALASPRRLLKSLPGALYEMGVACVVALTFAPQLVIDARRIRAARRLRGRTRGSFRTTAIPVLEGALDRSVELAAAMDSRGYGRTAHVPRRQRRITGTSVLLGLLGIMLGVYSLLTDAMAGPLAAGFLVLGLLLATGALAVGRQRVTRTRYRPDPWALPEWLVSASGAAVAATMIIASARGVEGLYLAGPLVIPPVPVLPVLGLLLGLAPAVAAPPLTPRRELVPA; encoded by the coding sequence GTGCGCTCCGTCCACCAGCCGACCGTCCCCCGGGCCCTGCACCCGGGGGCCTGGTGGCTGTGGGCGATCGGGCTGGCCGTGGCCGCCAGCCGGACCCGGAACCCGGTACTGCTGATCCTCATCCTGGCCGTGGCCGGCTTCGTCGTCGCGGCCCGCCGGAGCAACGCGCCCTGGGCGAACAGCTACCTGGCGTTCCTCAAGCTCGGTCTGGTCGTGATCGGGGTGCGGATCGTCCTGCAGGCGTTGCTGTCCACGCGTTCGCAGGGGAACGCGGTGCTGTTCACGCTGCCGCTGATTCCCTTGCCGGACTGGGCGAACGGGGTCAAGCTCGGCGGTGAGGTGACCGCCGAGGCGTTGCTGACCGCTCTGTACGACGGCCTCCAGCTCGCCGTCATGCTGTGTTGTATCGGCGCCGCCAACGCCCTGGCGAGTCCGCGCCGGCTGCTCAAGTCGTTGCCTGGGGCCCTTTATGAGATGGGTGTCGCCTGCGTGGTCGCGCTGACGTTCGCGCCGCAGCTCGTCATCGACGCCAGGCGGATCCGCGCGGCCAGGCGGCTGCGTGGCCGGACCCGGGGATCCTTCCGGACCACGGCGATCCCGGTCCTGGAGGGCGCGCTCGACCGGTCCGTCGAACTGGCCGCGGCGATGGACTCCCGCGGGTACGGCCGGACCGCGCACGTCCCGCGCCGGCAGCGTCGGATCACCGGGACCTCGGTCCTGCTCGGGCTGCTCGGCATCATGCTCGGCGTGTACTCGCTGCTCACCGACGCGATGGCCGGTCCGCTCGCCGCCGGCTTCCTGGTCCTCGGTCTGCTGCTGGCGACGGGCGCGCTGGCCGTGGGCCGGCAACGGGTGACCCGGACCAGGTACCGGCCCGATCCGTGGGCGTTGCCCGAATGGCTGGTCAGCGCGTCCGGGGCGGCGGTCGCGGCGACGATGATCATCGCCTCCGCCCGCGGCGTCGAAGGCCTGTACCTGGCCGGCCCGCTGGTGATCCCGCCCGTACCGGTCCTCCCGGTCCTCGGCCTGTTGCTCGGCCTCGCCCCGGCGGTCGCCGCCCCTCCGCTGACCCCCCGACGGGAGCTGGTACCGGCATGA
- a CDS encoding SCO2322 family protein: MTAHRTVRLVLSLLAGLLLAGTVTTTAHAEDGYRFWGYYQWTNGQWAFAQKGSEAVVPADGAVEGWRYALGGTKPRVPRAAGDFAAICGPTPAESGKKRVAVVVDPGTPEDAPAGATPKAATGTCVVTDPAATGAKILAAIEPVRIEKGLSCGIGGYPAQGCGEPVKNIKVPATDAPVQLQVGAAVGSTAKPATDNPAQTEDSGTPWAGIVIAALVVLVLAGGGVVVARRRASQQG, encoded by the coding sequence ATGACTGCACACCGGACCGTACGACTGGTCCTCAGCCTGCTGGCGGGTCTCCTGCTGGCTGGGACCGTCACCACCACCGCGCATGCCGAGGACGGCTACCGCTTCTGGGGCTACTACCAGTGGACGAACGGCCAGTGGGCCTTCGCCCAGAAGGGGTCCGAGGCCGTCGTCCCCGCCGACGGCGCCGTCGAGGGCTGGCGGTACGCCCTGGGCGGTACGAAGCCGCGGGTACCGCGGGCGGCCGGCGACTTCGCCGCGATCTGCGGCCCGACCCCGGCCGAGTCCGGCAAGAAGCGGGTGGCCGTCGTCGTCGACCCGGGGACCCCGGAGGACGCCCCGGCCGGTGCGACCCCGAAGGCGGCGACCGGGACCTGTGTCGTCACCGACCCGGCCGCGACCGGTGCCAAGATCCTGGCCGCGATCGAGCCGGTCCGGATCGAGAAGGGCCTGAGCTGTGGCATCGGCGGCTACCCGGCCCAGGGCTGCGGTGAGCCGGTGAAGAACATCAAGGTCCCGGCCACCGACGCGCCGGTCCAGCTGCAGGTCGGCGCCGCGGTCGGTTCCACCGCCAAGCCGGCCACCGACAACCCGGCCCAGACCGAGGACAGCGGTACGCCGTGGGCGGGCATCGTGATCGCCGCGCTCGTGGTGCTGGTCCTGGCCGGAGGCGGCGTCGTGGTCGCCCGGCGTCGCGCGAGTCAGCAGGGCTGA
- a CDS encoding aldo/keto reductase family protein yields the protein MDFRYLGNSGLKVSEISYGNWLTHGSQVENEQAAACVRAALEAGITTFDTADTYANTAAESVLGEALAGERRESLEILTKVYWPTGPGGPNDTGLSRKHLHESINASLKRLRTDYVDVYQAHRYDTETPLEETMEAFADVVRAGKALYIGVSEWTADQLREGHRLARELRFPFVSNQPQYSMLWRVIEPEVVPVSEELGIGQVVFSPIGQGVLTGKYKPGEQPPAGSRATDEKGGANFIKRYLTDDVLTRVQELRPVADEAGLSLSQLAVAWVLQNPNVSSAIIGASRPEQVAENVKAAGVKLEESALKQIDEILGGVVERDPAKTAQNAPTTRPGS from the coding sequence ATGGACTTCCGTTATCTCGGGAACAGTGGACTGAAGGTCAGCGAGATCTCCTACGGGAACTGGCTGACGCACGGATCGCAGGTGGAGAACGAGCAGGCCGCGGCCTGTGTGCGGGCCGCGCTCGAGGCCGGCATCACCACGTTCGACACCGCGGACACGTACGCGAACACCGCCGCGGAGAGTGTGCTCGGCGAGGCGCTGGCGGGTGAGCGCCGGGAGTCGCTGGAGATCCTCACCAAGGTGTACTGGCCGACCGGCCCGGGCGGGCCCAACGACACCGGGCTGTCCCGCAAGCACCTCCACGAGTCGATCAACGCGTCGCTGAAGCGGCTCCGGACCGACTACGTCGACGTGTACCAGGCCCACCGGTACGACACCGAGACGCCGCTCGAGGAGACGATGGAGGCGTTCGCCGACGTCGTCCGGGCCGGCAAGGCGCTGTACATCGGCGTGTCGGAGTGGACCGCCGACCAGCTCCGCGAGGGGCACCGGCTGGCCCGCGAGCTGCGCTTCCCGTTCGTCTCGAACCAGCCGCAGTACAGCATGCTCTGGCGGGTGATCGAGCCCGAGGTGGTACCGGTCTCGGAGGAGCTCGGGATCGGCCAGGTGGTGTTCTCGCCGATCGGCCAGGGCGTGCTCACCGGGAAGTACAAGCCGGGCGAGCAGCCGCCGGCCGGGTCCCGCGCGACCGACGAGAAGGGCGGCGCGAACTTCATCAAGCGGTACCTCACCGACGACGTGCTGACCCGGGTCCAGGAGCTCCGGCCGGTCGCCGACGAGGCCGGGCTGAGCCTGTCCCAGCTGGCCGTCGCCTGGGTCCTGCAGAACCCGAACGTCTCCTCCGCCATCATCGGCGCGTCCCGGCCCGAGCAGGTCGCCGAGAACGTCAAGGCGGCCGGCGTGAAGCTCGAGGAGAGCGCGCTGAAGCAGATCGACGAGATCCTCGGCGGCGTCGTCGAGCGGGATCCGGCCAAGACCGCGCAGAACGCGCCGACGACCCGGCCGGGCTCGTGA
- a CDS encoding DUF3043 domain-containing protein — MFRRTKSETSPAPAEPAPQPKPGGKGRPTPSRKEAEAARKATFKKPRNRKEAAALRREKVRTERAKMQDAMRTGDDRYLPAADKGPVRRFARDYVDARWSVMEFALPVLLVVSLLGVVFSGVFTWLPAVVNLLFLVMIAAIALDWLILTSGLKKSVTAKFPKESPKGIGFYAVRRTMQMRRWRLPKPMVARGEKPA; from the coding sequence GTGTTCCGTCGTACCAAGTCTGAGACATCGCCCGCACCGGCCGAACCGGCCCCCCAACCGAAGCCGGGCGGCAAGGGTCGCCCGACCCCCAGCCGCAAGGAGGCCGAGGCGGCCCGCAAGGCCACGTTCAAGAAGCCGCGGAACCGCAAGGAGGCCGCGGCGCTGCGGCGCGAGAAGGTCCGCACCGAGCGGGCCAAGATGCAGGACGCCATGCGCACCGGCGACGACCGGTACCTGCCCGCCGCCGACAAGGGCCCGGTCCGCCGGTTCGCCCGCGACTACGTCGACGCCCGCTGGTCGGTGATGGAGTTCGCGCTGCCGGTGCTGCTGGTCGTCTCGCTGCTCGGCGTCGTCTTCTCCGGCGTCTTCACCTGGCTGCCGGCGGTGGTCAACCTGCTCTTCCTGGTGATGATCGCCGCGATCGCGCTGGACTGGCTGATCCTGACCAGCGGCCTGAAGAAGTCGGTCACCGCCAAGTTCCCGAAGGAGTCCCCGAAGGGCATCGGCTTCTACGCCGTCCGGCGCACCATGCAGATGCGCCGCTGGCGGTTGCCGAAGCCGATGGTCGCCCGCGGCGAGAAGCCGGCCTGA
- a CDS encoding PspA/IM30 family protein has translation MSIFKRMSTIFKAKANTALDKAEDPRETLDYSYQKQLELLQKVRRGVADVATSRKRVELQASQLQSQSQKLQDQAQKALSVGREDLAREALTRKSGLQGQIDDLTAQHAQLQGEEEKLTLASQRLQAKVESFRTRKETIKATYTAAEAQTRINEAFSGISEEMSDVGLAVQRAEDKTQQMQARAGAIDELLASGALDDATGTSKDSITLELERMSSNSDVESELAAMKAQLSGPSTPKELAGDTPGAAQVQQPAQQATPEAQPARPQDGDVR, from the coding sequence ATGAGCATCTTCAAGCGGATGTCGACGATCTTCAAGGCCAAGGCGAACACAGCTTTGGACAAGGCCGAAGATCCTCGCGAAACCCTTGACTACTCGTATCAGAAGCAACTGGAACTGTTGCAGAAGGTACGCCGTGGTGTGGCCGACGTGGCCACCAGCCGGAAGCGGGTGGAACTGCAGGCGTCGCAGTTGCAGTCCCAGTCGCAGAAGCTGCAGGACCAGGCCCAGAAGGCGCTCTCGGTGGGCCGGGAGGACCTCGCCCGCGAGGCCCTGACCCGCAAGTCCGGCCTGCAGGGCCAGATCGACGACCTGACCGCCCAGCACGCCCAGCTGCAGGGTGAGGAGGAGAAGCTCACCCTCGCGTCCCAGCGGCTGCAGGCGAAGGTGGAGTCGTTCCGGACCCGCAAGGAGACGATCAAGGCCACCTACACCGCGGCCGAGGCGCAGACCCGGATCAACGAGGCCTTCTCCGGGATCTCCGAGGAGATGAGCGACGTCGGTCTGGCGGTCCAGCGGGCCGAGGACAAGACCCAGCAGATGCAGGCCCGGGCCGGCGCGATCGACGAGCTGCTCGCCTCCGGCGCGCTCGACGACGCCACCGGGACCAGCAAGGACAGCATCACCCTCGAGCTGGAGCGGATGTCGTCCAACTCCGACGTCGAGAGCGAGCTGGCCGCGATGAAGGCCCAGCTGTCCGGTCCCAGCACCCCCAAGGAGCTGGCCGGCGACACCCCGGGCGCCGCTCAGGTGCAGCAGCCCGCGCAGCAGGCCACGCCGGAGGCTCAGCCGGCTCGACCGCAGGACGGAGACGTTCGATGA
- the pspAA gene encoding PspA-associated protein PspAA, translated as MIVRIMGEGQWRLADEKLEELNAVDTDLEKAVSAGDEDGFRTAFAALLTFVRSGERVPDDELHDSDAILPPGDSSLAEMRELISGDGLIAG; from the coding sequence ATGATCGTTCGCATCATGGGTGAGGGCCAGTGGCGGCTCGCCGACGAGAAGCTCGAGGAGCTGAACGCGGTGGACACCGACCTGGAGAAGGCCGTCTCGGCCGGCGACGAGGACGGTTTCCGGACCGCCTTCGCCGCGTTGCTGACCTTCGTCCGCTCCGGCGAGCGGGTGCCGGACGACGAACTGCACGACTCCGACGCGATCCTGCCGCCGGGTGACAGCAGCCTGGCCGAGATGCGTGAGCTGATCAGCGGTGACGGTCTGATCGCGGGCTGA
- a CDS encoding sugar transferase yields the protein MGENATQAGSSGEADLADRRRPVWVVPDTVPAIVPRSTWVTQPPWVAVYRWAAIGGDLLAAVIGASVALLTRFGYQVGAGYLVFGSLLPLAWVAAVGLARGYESRSFGSGAEEFRSILRSGVGLTAVVAIVSYATKSEIARGFVVLAIPVTVVIALLLRYGLRRDLSRHRYRGRCMRRVLVVGRNGEAATLRERLEKRPADGYRVVAVCRPRGDIRPGTANPPDSLDEADIMAAVNRHSVDVVAIAADPELSGQSLRRLSWALEQQGVELIVSPGIIEVAGPRISVRPVAGLSLLHLERPSASAGPHLLKNVFDRVMALILVTLALPLLLGLALAVRLTSRGPVLFRQRRVGRGNTTFTMFKFRTMVVDAEARLADLTPHSDGNTVLFKLRSDPRVTKVGGFLRRYSLDELPQLLNVLRGEMSLVGPRPPLESEVAKYAADDTRRMLVKPGLTGLWQVSGRSDLSWDDSVLLDLRYVDNWSMTLDLLILWKTARAVLKGSGAY from the coding sequence GTGGGGGAAAACGCGACACAGGCCGGCTCTTCGGGCGAGGCGGACCTGGCGGATCGGCGGCGGCCGGTCTGGGTGGTACCGGACACGGTGCCGGCCATCGTTCCGCGGTCGACGTGGGTGACGCAGCCGCCGTGGGTGGCGGTGTACCGGTGGGCCGCGATCGGCGGTGACCTGCTGGCCGCGGTGATCGGGGCGTCGGTGGCGCTCCTGACCAGGTTCGGCTACCAGGTCGGCGCGGGGTACCTGGTGTTCGGCAGTCTGCTGCCGCTGGCCTGGGTGGCCGCGGTGGGGCTGGCGCGCGGGTACGAGTCCCGGTCGTTCGGGTCCGGGGCCGAGGAGTTCCGCTCGATCCTGCGGTCCGGGGTCGGGCTGACCGCGGTGGTGGCGATCGTGTCGTACGCGACCAAGAGCGAGATCGCGCGCGGCTTCGTCGTGCTGGCGATCCCGGTCACGGTCGTGATCGCGCTGCTGCTGCGGTACGGACTGCGCCGTGACCTGAGCCGGCACCGGTACCGCGGCCGCTGTATGCGCCGGGTGCTCGTCGTCGGCCGAAACGGCGAGGCGGCGACGCTGCGGGAGCGGCTGGAGAAGCGGCCCGCCGACGGGTACCGGGTGGTCGCGGTGTGCCGGCCGCGGGGTGACATCCGGCCCGGCACGGCGAACCCGCCGGACAGCCTGGACGAGGCCGACATCATGGCCGCGGTGAACCGGCACTCGGTGGACGTGGTCGCGATCGCGGCCGACCCCGAGTTGTCCGGGCAGTCGCTGCGCCGGTTGTCCTGGGCGCTGGAGCAGCAGGGTGTCGAGCTGATCGTGTCGCCCGGCATCATCGAGGTGGCCGGCCCGCGGATCTCGGTCCGCCCGGTCGCCGGGCTGTCGTTGCTGCACCTGGAACGGCCGTCGGCCAGTGCCGGGCCGCATCTGCTGAAGAACGTCTTCGACCGCGTGATGGCGCTGATCCTGGTGACGCTGGCGTTGCCGTTGCTGCTGGGACTCGCGCTCGCCGTGCGGCTGACCAGCCGGGGTCCCGTGCTGTTCCGGCAACGCCGGGTCGGCCGGGGGAACACGACGTTCACGATGTTCAAGTTCCGCACGATGGTCGTCGACGCGGAGGCGCGACTGGCCGACCTGACCCCGCACAGCGACGGGAACACGGTGCTGTTCAAGCTCCGGTCCGACCCGCGGGTGACCAAGGTCGGCGGCTTCCTGCGGCGGTACTCGCTGGACGAGTTGCCGCAGTTGCTCAACGTGTTGCGTGGGGAGATGTCGCTGGTCGGGCCGCGGCCACCGCTGGAGAGCGAGGTGGCCAAGTACGCCGCCGACGACACCCGGCGGATGCTGGTCAAGCCGGGGCTGACGGGGTTGTGGCAGGTGAGCGGACGCAGCGACCTGTCCTGGGACGACTCGGTGCTGCTGGACCTGCGGTACGTCGACAACTGGTCGATGACGCTGGACCTGCTGATCCTGTGGAAGACGGCGCGCGCGGTGCTGAAGGGTTCCGGCGCGTACTAG
- a CDS encoding 3'(2'),5'-bisphosphate nucleotidase CysQ, whose protein sequence is MATRQDGLLAVELAVAAGDLLLELRATGLSGRELGAQGDELSNDLLIGGLRERRPDDAVLSEESVDSAARTTARRVWIIDPLDGTREYGERPRVDWAVHVALWEDGELAAGAVSLPAQRIVHDTNEPWLQPRQHDDRLRIAVSRTRPPALVESLAADLDAELVPMGSAGVKATAVLRGEVDAYVHAGGQFEWDSAAPVAVARAAGLFCSRIDGSPLRYNQPDPTLPDLLVCRPEFATDLLLAIGKHIAEEVGSR, encoded by the coding sequence ATGGCGACGAGACAAGACGGCCTGCTCGCCGTTGAACTGGCTGTCGCGGCGGGGGACCTGTTGCTCGAGTTGCGCGCGACCGGGTTGTCCGGCCGCGAGCTGGGGGCCCAGGGCGACGAGCTGTCGAACGATCTGCTGATCGGCGGACTCCGGGAGCGTCGGCCTGACGACGCGGTCCTGAGCGAGGAGTCCGTGGACAGCGCGGCGAGGACGACCGCCCGGCGCGTGTGGATCATCGATCCGCTCGACGGCACCCGCGAGTACGGCGAGAGGCCGCGGGTCGACTGGGCCGTGCACGTAGCGCTCTGGGAGGACGGGGAGCTGGCGGCCGGTGCCGTCTCGTTGCCCGCCCAGCGCATCGTGCACGACACCAACGAACCGTGGCTCCAACCACGGCAGCACGACGACCGGCTGCGGATCGCGGTGAGCCGGACCAGGCCGCCCGCGCTGGTGGAGAGCCTCGCGGCCGACCTGGACGCGGAGCTGGTCCCGATGGGATCGGCGGGCGTCAAGGCGACCGCGGTCCTGCGGGGCGAGGTGGACGCGTACGTCCACGCGGGCGGCCAGTTCGAGTGGGACTCGGCCGCGCCGGTCGCGGTCGCCCGCGCCGCCGGGTTGTTCTGCAGCCGGATCGACGGGTCGCCGCTGCGGTACAACCAGCCGGACCCGACCCTGCCGGACCTGCTGGTCTGCCGGCCGGAGTTCGCCACCGACCTTTTGCTTGCCATTGGCAAACACATCGCCGAGGAGGTGGGATCCCGATGA
- the cysD gene encoding sulfate adenylyltransferase subunit CysD — MSRSYQLSQLETLESEAIYIFREVAAEFERPVLLFSGGKDSIVMLRLAQKAFHPARIPFPVMHVDTGHNFAEVLEFRDRRVAELGVQLVVASVPDALERGVVQAPPDGTRNRIQTPVLLEALDKHQFTAVFGGARRDEDKARAKERVFSFRDEFGQWDPKNQRPELWNLYNSRIHLGESIRVFPLSNWTELDIWQYVARERLELPSIYYAHEREVFERNGMLFAANEYCRPRGDEETFTATVRYRTVGDASLTAAVRSDADTVDKVIAEVASTRITERGATRGDDKFSEAAMEDRKREGYF, encoded by the coding sequence ATGAGCCGCAGCTACCAACTGAGCCAGCTGGAGACGCTGGAGTCCGAGGCGATCTACATCTTCCGCGAGGTGGCGGCCGAGTTCGAGCGGCCGGTGTTGCTGTTCTCCGGCGGCAAGGACTCGATCGTGATGCTCCGGCTGGCGCAGAAGGCGTTCCACCCGGCCCGGATCCCGTTCCCGGTGATGCACGTCGACACCGGACACAACTTCGCCGAGGTCCTGGAGTTCCGGGACCGGCGGGTCGCCGAGCTCGGGGTCCAGCTGGTGGTGGCGAGTGTGCCGGACGCGCTGGAGCGGGGCGTGGTGCAGGCGCCGCCGGACGGGACCCGGAACCGGATCCAGACCCCGGTCCTGTTGGAGGCGCTGGACAAGCACCAGTTCACCGCGGTGTTCGGCGGGGCCCGGCGGGACGAGGACAAGGCGCGGGCGAAGGAGCGGGTGTTCTCGTTCCGCGACGAGTTCGGCCAGTGGGACCCGAAGAACCAGCGGCCCGAGCTGTGGAACCTGTACAACAGCCGGATCCACCTGGGCGAGAGCATCCGGGTCTTCCCGCTGTCGAACTGGACCGAGCTGGACATCTGGCAGTACGTCGCCCGGGAACGGCTGGAGCTGCCGTCGATCTACTACGCGCACGAGCGCGAGGTGTTCGAGCGGAACGGGATGCTCTTCGCGGCCAACGAGTACTGCCGGCCGCGCGGTGACGAGGAGACGTTCACGGCAACCGTGCGGTACCGGACGGTGGGGGACGCGTCGCTGACAGCGGCGGTCCGGTCGGACGCGGACACGGTGGACAAGGTGATCGCGGAGGTGGCGAGTACCCGGATCACCGAGCGCGGCGCCACCCGGGGCGACGACAAGTTCAGCGAGGCCGCGATGGAAGATCGCAAGCGCGAAGGGTACTTCTGA
- the cysN gene encoding sulfate adenylyltransferase subunit CysN, which yields MVDILRLATAGSVDDGKSTLIGRLLYDTKSVFTDQIESVERASRDRGDDYVNLALLTDGLRAEREQGITIDVAYRYFATPRRKFIVADTPGHIQYTRNMVTGASTADLALILVDARKGLLEQSRRHAFLATLLHVPHLVLCVNKMDLVGYAEDVFEAIRADFTQFAAKLDIGDLTVIPVSALVGDNIVTRSERMDWYEGPSLLHHLEHVHVASDRNLIDVRFPVQYVIRPQSDTHRDYRGYAGQVAGGVLRAGDEVMVLPSGFSTTIRSIETADGPVEEAFPAMSVTIRLTDEIDVSRGDMICRVNNAPTVTQDVDAMVCWMDDAPLRPGQKFAIKHTTRSARAMVKDLQYRLDVNSLHRDMAADHLGLNDIGRIRLRTTQPLLCDEYKRNRSTGGFVLIDEATNRTVGAGMVNEAR from the coding sequence ATCGTGGACATCCTCAGACTGGCGACGGCCGGATCCGTCGACGACGGCAAGAGCACCCTGATCGGCCGGCTGCTGTACGACACCAAGTCGGTGTTCACCGACCAGATCGAGTCGGTGGAGCGGGCCAGCCGGGACCGCGGCGACGACTACGTGAACCTGGCCCTGCTGACCGACGGCCTGCGGGCCGAACGCGAACAGGGCATCACGATCGACGTCGCGTACCGGTACTTCGCGACACCACGGCGCAAGTTCATCGTCGCGGACACCCCGGGCCACATCCAGTACACCCGGAACATGGTCACCGGCGCCTCCACCGCGGACCTGGCGCTGATCCTGGTCGACGCGCGCAAGGGCCTGCTGGAGCAGAGCCGGCGGCACGCGTTCCTGGCCACCCTGTTGCACGTGCCGCACCTGGTGCTGTGCGTCAACAAGATGGACCTGGTCGGGTACGCCGAGGACGTGTTCGAGGCGATCCGCGCGGACTTCACCCAGTTCGCGGCCAAGCTGGACATCGGGGACCTGACCGTGATCCCGGTGTCCGCGCTGGTCGGCGACAACATCGTCACCCGGTCCGAGCGGATGGACTGGTACGAGGGGCCGAGCCTGCTGCACCACCTCGAGCACGTGCACGTGGCCAGCGACCGCAACCTCATCGACGTCAGGTTCCCGGTCCAGTACGTGATCCGGCCGCAGTCGGACACCCACCGCGACTACCGCGGGTACGCCGGTCAGGTGGCCGGCGGGGTGCTGCGGGCCGGGGACGAGGTGATGGTGCTGCCGTCCGGGTTCAGTACGACGATCCGGTCAATCGAGACCGCCGACGGCCCGGTCGAGGAGGCGTTCCCGGCGATGTCGGTGACGATCCGGCTGACCGACGAGATCGACGTCTCCCGCGGCGACATGATCTGCCGGGTCAACAACGCCCCGACGGTCACCCAGGACGTGGACGCGATGGTCTGCTGGATGGACGACGCGCCGCTGCGCCCGGGCCAGAAGTTCGCGATCAAGCACACCACCCGGTCGGCCCGGGCGATGGTGAAGGACCTGCAGTACCGGCTCGACGTGAACTCCCTGCACCGGGACATGGCCGCGGACCACCTCGGCCTGAACGACATCGGCCGGATCCGGTTGCGGACCACCCAGCCGCTGTTGTGCGACGAGTACAAGCGGAACCGGTCCACCGGCGGGTTCGTGCTGATCGACGAGGCGACGAACCGGACGGTCGGCGCCGGCATGGTGAACGAGGCACGATGA